One window of the Anguilla rostrata isolate EN2019 chromosome 13, ASM1855537v3, whole genome shotgun sequence genome contains the following:
- the LOC135237691 gene encoding protein CBFA2T2-like isoform X2 produces MPGSPVDVKAHARSVPSAMPPLPSVNPSGPRPASFSSTSLTNGINHSPPTLNAVPSPPQRYSNGPSSSSSSSLANQQLPATCGARQLSKLKRFLTTLQQFGNDISPEIGESVRSLVLALVNSTVTIEEFHARLQEATNFPLRPFVIPFLKANLPLLQRELLHCARAAKQTPAQYLSQHEHLLLSTTLASPPDSSELLLEPSDSAGAKRHSPNRGKENGFHERLPGPLEPPAKRICTISPAPRHSPAHPLPLSSQLHPTPPPLQHYALEDIAVPHLYRDPQRILELRDLKDRPRLPGTNGGYGEDPVDHRLTEREWADEWRHLDHVLNCIVDMVEKTRRSINVLRRCQESDREELNYWRRRSSEEETRKSGPPFSKSHSPRTAENGNPDAQRDLAPRPGSGYVPDEIWRKAEEAVNEVKRQAMDEVQKAVAEAEQKAFEMIAAERAKMEKTLAEAKRKATEDAIQVINEQEDSSECCWNCGRKASETCSGCNAARYCGSFCQHKDWERHHLICSPGLQAQPKPLSAIAARGLGKTLEGTPATAPGVDKAARASRSPTPAPAPSTEANGH; encoded by the exons ATGCCCGGTTCTCCTGTGGATGTGAAAGCTCACGCCAGGTCCGTTCCCTCCGCCATGCCGCCCCTGCCGTCCGTCAACCCCAGCGGCCCGCGCCcggcctccttctcctccacctcgC TGACCAACGGGATCAATCATTCCCCTCCTACCCTGAACGCGGTCCCCTCGCCCCCGCAGCGCTACAGCAACgggccttcctcctcctcctcctcctcgctggcCAACCAGCAGCTCCCGGCGACCTGCGGGGCGCGCCAGCTCAGCAAGCTGAAGCGCTTCCTGACCACGCTGCAGCAGTTCGGCAACGACATCTCCCCCGAGATCGGCGAGAGCGTGCGCAGCCTGGTCCTGGCCCTGGTG AACTCTACAGTCACCATTGAGGAGTTCCATGCCCGGCTTCAGGAGGCCACCAACTTCCCCCTGAGACCCTTCGTCATCCCTTTCCTAAAG GCCAACCTGCCCCTCCTGCAGAGGGAGCTCCTGCACTGCGCCCGTGCCGCCAAGCAGACGCCGGCCCAGTACCTCTCCCAGCACGAGCACCTGCTGCTCAGCACCACGCTGGCGTCCCCGCCCGACTCCTCCGAGCTCCTCCTGGAGCCCAGCGACAGCGCCGGCGCCAAGAGGCACAGCCCCAacag GGGCAAAGAGAACGGCTTTCATGAGCGCCTTCCTGGGCCTCTGGAGCCCCCCGCCAAGCGCATATGCACcatcagccccgccccccgccacaGCCcggcccaccccctccccctgagcAGCCAGCTGcaccccacgcccccgcccctgcagcACTACGCCCTGGAAGACATCGCCGTGCCCCACCTGTACCGCGACCCCCAGCGAATCCTGGAGCTCCGGGACCTCAAAGACAGACCCCGTCTCCCAG GCACCAACGGGGGCTACGGCGAGGACCCGGTGGACCACCGACTGACGGAGAGGGAGTGGGCTGACGAATGGCGTCATCTGGACCAC GTGCTGAACTGCATCGTGGACATGGTGGAGAAGACCCGGCGCTCCATCAACGTGCTCCGCCGCTGCCAGGAGTCCGACAGGGAGGAGCTCAACTACTGGAGGAGGCGCTCCAGCGAGGAGGAGACCAGGAAGAGCGGCCCGCCCTTCTCCAAGAGCCACAGCCCCCGCACGGCGGAGAACGGGAATCCCG ACGCCCAGAGAGACCTCGCCCCGCGGCCCGGCTCCGGCTACGTTCCGGATGAGATCTGGAGAAAAGCCG AGGAGGCGGTGAACGAGGTGAAGCGGCAGGCCATGGACGAGGTCCAGAAGGCGGTGGCCGAGGCGGAGCAGAAGGCCTTCGAGATGATCGCGGCCGAGAGGGCCAAGATGGAGAAGACCCTCGCCGAGGCCAAGAGGAAGGCCACCGAGGATGCCATCCAGGTCATCAACGAGCAGGAGGACTCCAGCGAG TGCTGCTGGAACTGCGGGCGCAAGGCCAGCGAGACGTGCAGCGGCTGCAACGCCGCGCGCTACTGCGGCTCCTTCTGCCAACACAAGGACTGGGAGCGCCACCACCTCATCTGCAGCCCGGGGCTCCAGGCCCAGCCCAAGCCCCTCTCCGCCATTGCCGCCCGCGGCCTGGGCAAGACCCTGGAGGGTACCCCGGCGACCGCCCCCGGCGTCGACAAGGCGGCCCGCGCCTCCAGGTCGCccacgcccgcccccgccccatccACAGAGGCCAACGGGCACTGA
- the LOC135237691 gene encoding protein CBFA2T2-like isoform X1 produces the protein MVGIPGVFQYSGAKTTPAMPGSPVDVKAHARSVPSAMPPLPSVNPSGPRPASFSSTSLTNGINHSPPTLNAVPSPPQRYSNGPSSSSSSSLANQQLPATCGARQLSKLKRFLTTLQQFGNDISPEIGESVRSLVLALVNSTVTIEEFHARLQEATNFPLRPFVIPFLKANLPLLQRELLHCARAAKQTPAQYLSQHEHLLLSTTLASPPDSSELLLEPSDSAGAKRHSPNRGKENGFHERLPGPLEPPAKRICTISPAPRHSPAHPLPLSSQLHPTPPPLQHYALEDIAVPHLYRDPQRILELRDLKDRPRLPGTNGGYGEDPVDHRLTEREWADEWRHLDHVLNCIVDMVEKTRRSINVLRRCQESDREELNYWRRRSSEEETRKSGPPFSKSHSPRTAENGNPDAQRDLAPRPGSGYVPDEIWRKAEEAVNEVKRQAMDEVQKAVAEAEQKAFEMIAAERAKMEKTLAEAKRKATEDAIQVINEQEDSSECCWNCGRKASETCSGCNAARYCGSFCQHKDWERHHLICSPGLQAQPKPLSAIAARGLGKTLEGTPATAPGVDKAARASRSPTPAPAPSTEANGH, from the exons ACAGCGGAGCGAAGACGACCCCTGCCATGCCCGGTTCTCCTGTGGATGTGAAAGCTCACGCCAGGTCCGTTCCCTCCGCCATGCCGCCCCTGCCGTCCGTCAACCCCAGCGGCCCGCGCCcggcctccttctcctccacctcgC TGACCAACGGGATCAATCATTCCCCTCCTACCCTGAACGCGGTCCCCTCGCCCCCGCAGCGCTACAGCAACgggccttcctcctcctcctcctcctcgctggcCAACCAGCAGCTCCCGGCGACCTGCGGGGCGCGCCAGCTCAGCAAGCTGAAGCGCTTCCTGACCACGCTGCAGCAGTTCGGCAACGACATCTCCCCCGAGATCGGCGAGAGCGTGCGCAGCCTGGTCCTGGCCCTGGTG AACTCTACAGTCACCATTGAGGAGTTCCATGCCCGGCTTCAGGAGGCCACCAACTTCCCCCTGAGACCCTTCGTCATCCCTTTCCTAAAG GCCAACCTGCCCCTCCTGCAGAGGGAGCTCCTGCACTGCGCCCGTGCCGCCAAGCAGACGCCGGCCCAGTACCTCTCCCAGCACGAGCACCTGCTGCTCAGCACCACGCTGGCGTCCCCGCCCGACTCCTCCGAGCTCCTCCTGGAGCCCAGCGACAGCGCCGGCGCCAAGAGGCACAGCCCCAacag GGGCAAAGAGAACGGCTTTCATGAGCGCCTTCCTGGGCCTCTGGAGCCCCCCGCCAAGCGCATATGCACcatcagccccgccccccgccacaGCCcggcccaccccctccccctgagcAGCCAGCTGcaccccacgcccccgcccctgcagcACTACGCCCTGGAAGACATCGCCGTGCCCCACCTGTACCGCGACCCCCAGCGAATCCTGGAGCTCCGGGACCTCAAAGACAGACCCCGTCTCCCAG GCACCAACGGGGGCTACGGCGAGGACCCGGTGGACCACCGACTGACGGAGAGGGAGTGGGCTGACGAATGGCGTCATCTGGACCAC GTGCTGAACTGCATCGTGGACATGGTGGAGAAGACCCGGCGCTCCATCAACGTGCTCCGCCGCTGCCAGGAGTCCGACAGGGAGGAGCTCAACTACTGGAGGAGGCGCTCCAGCGAGGAGGAGACCAGGAAGAGCGGCCCGCCCTTCTCCAAGAGCCACAGCCCCCGCACGGCGGAGAACGGGAATCCCG ACGCCCAGAGAGACCTCGCCCCGCGGCCCGGCTCCGGCTACGTTCCGGATGAGATCTGGAGAAAAGCCG AGGAGGCGGTGAACGAGGTGAAGCGGCAGGCCATGGACGAGGTCCAGAAGGCGGTGGCCGAGGCGGAGCAGAAGGCCTTCGAGATGATCGCGGCCGAGAGGGCCAAGATGGAGAAGACCCTCGCCGAGGCCAAGAGGAAGGCCACCGAGGATGCCATCCAGGTCATCAACGAGCAGGAGGACTCCAGCGAG TGCTGCTGGAACTGCGGGCGCAAGGCCAGCGAGACGTGCAGCGGCTGCAACGCCGCGCGCTACTGCGGCTCCTTCTGCCAACACAAGGACTGGGAGCGCCACCACCTCATCTGCAGCCCGGGGCTCCAGGCCCAGCCCAAGCCCCTCTCCGCCATTGCCGCCCGCGGCCTGGGCAAGACCCTGGAGGGTACCCCGGCGACCGCCCCCGGCGTCGACAAGGCGGCCCGCGCCTCCAGGTCGCccacgcccgcccccgccccatccACAGAGGCCAACGGGCACTGA